A part of Caldicellulosiruptor owensensis OL genomic DNA contains:
- a CDS encoding spore coat protein, whose product MKTLSDRDIAFSLLNSLKLQATALTNLVLESTNNALRREAMSVLNRVFDHQKQIFDFLSQKGWYPVEMAKQEDITKAQRDVQTIQNNIQMVSM is encoded by the coding sequence ATGAAGACACTTTCAGACAGAGATATTGCTTTTTCACTTTTGAACTCTTTAAAGCTTCAGGCAACAGCTTTGACAAACTTAGTTTTAGAGAGCACAAACAATGCCCTCAGAAGAGAAGCTATGTCAGTTTTAAACAGGGTATTTGACCATCAGAAACAGATTTTTGATTTCCTCTCGCAAAAGGGCTGGTACCCTGTTGAGATGGCAAAGCAAGAGGATATTACAAAGGCTCAGAGAGATGTTCAAACAATTCAGAACAATATCCAGATGGTTTCGATGTAA
- a CDS encoding sugar phosphate isomerase/epimerase family protein — protein sequence MKISFSTVGCPNFTWDEILAAAKDFGYDGIELRGLGDELEVYKAEPFAPENLPLTKKRLKELNLEISCLATSCYIFDKSYQENTLKSAKAHIELAKDLSCKYIRVLGDRWITPGEDVDREFVKEMLCKLCDMAKEYDVDILIETNGVWAESKRLAELLEEVPYENVGVVWDIHHPYRFFNEDVEETFSNLKEYIKHVHVKDSKIENGKLVFKMIGEGDVPIEKAIDLLLRQDYSGYLSFEWVKRWFSDLEEPGIVFLEFINRIKKMII from the coding sequence ATGAAGATTAGCTTTTCAACAGTAGGATGTCCTAACTTTACCTGGGATGAGATCTTAGCTGCTGCCAAAGACTTTGGATATGACGGTATTGAACTGAGAGGACTTGGAGATGAACTTGAAGTATATAAAGCAGAACCTTTTGCTCCTGAAAACTTGCCACTGACAAAAAAGAGGTTAAAAGAACTGAATTTGGAGATTTCATGTTTGGCAACATCATGTTATATATTCGATAAATCTTACCAGGAAAATACATTAAAGTCTGCAAAAGCGCACATAGAACTTGCAAAGGATCTTTCTTGCAAATACATAAGGGTTTTGGGAGACAGATGGATAACACCTGGGGAGGATGTCGATAGAGAATTTGTAAAAGAGATGCTTTGCAAGCTGTGCGACATGGCAAAAGAGTATGATGTTGACATTTTGATTGAAACAAATGGCGTGTGGGCAGAGTCAAAAAGGCTTGCTGAATTGCTTGAAGAGGTACCATATGAGAATGTTGGTGTTGTGTGGGACATTCACCATCCTTATAGATTTTTTAATGAGGATGTCGAGGAAACCTTTAGTAATTTGAAAGAGTATATAAAACATGTTCATGTAAAAGACTCAAAGATTGAAAATGGCAAGCTTGTATTTAAGATGATAGGCGAGGGTGATGTGCCTATTGAAAAGGCCATAGATCTTCTTTTGCGGCAAGACTATAGCGGTTATCTTTCTTTTGAATGGGTAAAAAGATGGTTTTCTGATCTTGAAGAGCCGGGAATTGTGTTTTTGGAGTTTATAAATAGAATTAAAAAAATGATAATATAA
- a CDS encoding GNAT family N-acetyltransferase, with protein MIRCAKFSDLPQIAQIFREAFSDSIEFYFENRIKNSAIEDIFKVVLIAEPHGFLVYEDEENKKIAGYICVVRDIKKVWIAAILTLSFLKWTIKWLLGLYGFGIRPIWKILSNKLDFFRFQTRYASEISAQILSIGTLKSYRGKSIGTKLVEAGLEFLKSKGVKEVKLEVRPDNLPAIKLYKKFGFYQIGMSQDPQGKWIVMKKNF; from the coding sequence ATGATAAGATGTGCAAAGTTTTCTGACCTTCCCCAGATAGCACAAATTTTCAGAGAAGCTTTTTCTGATAGCATTGAGTTCTACTTTGAGAACAGAATCAAAAACTCTGCCATAGAAGACATATTCAAAGTTGTGCTCATTGCAGAACCTCATGGTTTCTTGGTCTATGAAGATGAAGAAAATAAAAAGATTGCAGGGTATATATGTGTTGTCAGAGACATCAAAAAGGTATGGATAGCTGCAATCTTGACCCTTTCGTTTTTGAAGTGGACTATCAAATGGCTTTTGGGCCTGTACGGTTTTGGCATAAGACCTATATGGAAAATACTTTCTAACAAGCTTGACTTTTTCAGATTTCAAACAAGATATGCAAGCGAAATCTCTGCACAAATTCTTTCTATTGGAACACTAAAAAGCTACAGAGGAAAAAGTATTGGAACAAAACTTGTTGAGGCAGGACTTGAATTTTTAAAATCAAAAGGAGTAAAAGAAGTAAAATTAGAAGTAAGACCAGATAATCTACCTGCTATAAAACTATACAAAAAATTTGGATTCTATCAAATTGGAATGTCTCAAGACCCTCAAGGTAAATGGATCGTTATGAAAAAAAATTTCTAA
- a CDS encoding L,D-transpeptidase family protein: MKRKSPLKAVLSIFVILIPLVAISGISNRNKNLYLIYVSIDDSRLYVFKEGILYKSYPISPGKPSTPTPVGTFKIISKDYWGEGFGGRWMGLNVRYGKYGIHGTIYESYIGAHVSKGCVRMLNKDVKELFSYIPIGTTVVISEGIYGEFRNGFRTIYPGDTGEDVMAVQKRLKELGFYSGSIDGKYGAALEYAVNLYQKKNKLPVTNKITPYLLRKMGFYLFE, encoded by the coding sequence ATGAAAAGAAAAAGTCCACTCAAGGCTGTACTCTCAATTTTTGTTATTTTAATACCTTTAGTAGCCATCTCTGGTATATCAAACCGCAACAAGAATTTGTATCTTATATATGTCTCAATTGATGACAGTAGGCTATATGTATTTAAAGAAGGGATTTTATACAAGTCATATCCAATTTCACCTGGGAAACCTTCAACTCCTACTCCAGTTGGCACATTTAAGATAATATCAAAAGACTACTGGGGTGAAGGGTTTGGAGGAAGGTGGATGGGGCTAAATGTCCGATATGGCAAGTATGGTATTCATGGGACAATATATGAGAGTTATATAGGAGCTCATGTGAGCAAAGGCTGTGTCAGAATGCTGAACAAGGATGTGAAAGAGCTCTTTTCATATATTCCTATTGGAACTACAGTAGTAATTTCAGAAGGCATATATGGAGAGTTTAGAAACGGTTTTAGAACAATTTACCCGGGTGATACTGGAGAGGATGTTATGGCAGTTCAAAAAAGACTCAAAGAACTCGGATTTTATTCAGGGAGCATCGATGGCAAGTATGGAGCAGCACTTGAATATGCAGTAAATTTATACCAGAAAAAAAATAAGCTTCCTGTAACCAACAAGATTACACCATATTTGCTAAGAAAAATGGGTTTTTATTTATTTGAATAA
- a CDS encoding DUF4364 family protein — MADEFNEIHTLAQNKLIILFFLSKINIPIPIQQLDEFVLSTKYMNFFEYQQYLKELEAQKLIHKYDDEIRTYIEISQTGRDVLNILLDLLPKATVEEVEEYIKKNYRRIKLNTEIYSDYKILSPTEYIVICSLREGNSVLFEIKVNVPHVEIAKRICKNWSKNAETVYRLLFENLARNHEEPEKDQ, encoded by the coding sequence ATGGCTGATGAGTTCAACGAAATACATACCCTTGCCCAAAACAAGCTCATAATCTTATTTTTCTTGAGTAAGATAAACATTCCCATTCCTATCCAGCAGCTTGACGAGTTTGTCCTCTCAACAAAGTACATGAACTTTTTTGAATACCAGCAGTATCTCAAAGAACTCGAGGCTCAAAAGCTAATCCACAAATATGATGATGAGATTAGAACATACATTGAGATATCACAAACTGGTAGAGATGTTTTAAACATCCTTTTGGATTTGCTTCCAAAAGCTACAGTCGAGGAAGTAGAAGAATACATAAAGAAGAACTATAGAAGGATTAAACTTAATACAGAAATCTATTCTGATTATAAAATTCTCAGCCCTACCGAATACATAGTTATATGCTCACTGCGTGAAGGAAATAGTGTCTTGTTTGAAATAAAAGTAAATGTACCGCACGTTGAGATTGCAAAAAGGATTTGTAAAAATTGGAGTAAAAATGCTGAGACGGTATACAGACTACTTTTTGAAAACTTAGCGCGAAATCATGAAGAGCCCGAAAAAGATCAGTGA
- a CDS encoding nucleoside triphosphate pyrophosphohydrolase family protein gives MLKDIFIDDFQYVVDELLIRNKSILDSLTKFSESAARVNRSIIKSVTNCGCIRINAKKQEIPIDVSLKEAKKYLKTHVEGQLCENCRDLIEKEIGSTLFYLASICNTLDLNLYDIIIKEIERMKTLGEFNLR, from the coding sequence ATGTTGAAGGATATCTTTATAGACGATTTCCAATATGTCGTTGATGAACTTTTGATACGAAACAAAAGTATACTTGACAGCCTCACAAAGTTTTCTGAATCGGCAGCACGTGTCAACAGAAGCATAATAAAATCGGTCACAAACTGTGGATGCATAAGAATAAATGCTAAAAAACAGGAGATTCCTATAGATGTGAGCTTGAAAGAAGCAAAAAAGTACCTCAAAACACATGTTGAAGGACAGCTTTGTGAAAATTGTAGAGATCTGATTGAAAAAGAGATTGGAAGCACATTATTTTATTTAGCTTCAATCTGCAACACTTTAGATTTGAACCTGTATGATATCATAATCAAAGAAATTGAGAGAATGAAGACACTGGGAGAATTTAACCTCAGATAA
- the panD gene encoding aspartate 1-decarboxylase, with protein sequence MFIEVLKSKIHRATVTEANLNYVGSITIDEDLMKAAGIFENEKVQVVNINNGERFETYVIKGEKGSGTICLNGAAARLVQVGDKIIIMAYCLLTMEEYYNHKPKIVFVDDENRIVRLSNKEEQSECIC encoded by the coding sequence ATGTTCATTGAGGTTTTAAAGTCTAAGATTCACAGAGCAACCGTTACAGAGGCAAATCTAAACTATGTTGGTAGTATTACAATTGATGAGGACTTGATGAAAGCAGCCGGGATATTTGAAAATGAAAAAGTTCAGGTTGTGAATATAAACAACGGCGAGAGGTTCGAAACTTATGTAATAAAAGGCGAAAAAGGCAGCGGAACTATTTGCCTAAACGGAGCAGCAGCTCGCCTTGTGCAGGTGGGCGATAAGATAATCATAATGGCGTACTGTCTTCTTACCATGGAAGAGTATTATAATCACAAGCCAAAGATTGTGTTTGTGGATGATGAAAACAGGATTGTAAGACTTTCGAATAAAGAAGAGCAATCTGAATGTATTTGTTAA
- a CDS encoding aspartate kinase, with protein sequence MGIVVQKYGGTSVADKERIFRAARRAISEYEKGNKVVVVVSAQGDTTDELIEKAREINENPSKREMDMLLSTGEQISIALMAMAIEKLGYPVISLTGWQAGIKTDSHYSNARIIEIDTERLQRELDKRNIVVVAGFQGINKYDDITTLGRGGSDTTAVALAAALKADKCEIYTDVDGVYTADPRIVPNASKLKEISYDEMLELATLGAKVLHNRSVELAKKYNIPLVVRSSFNDNEGTIVKEVNSVEKLLVSGVACDKDIARVAVIGVENVPGKAFQIFSLLAKENINVDIILQSIGREKTKDISFTVSKSNLKQTLDVLTKNLHVIGAKDITYADNVAKVSIVGAGMVNNPGVAAMMFEALYDAGINIEMISTSEIKISVLIDEKDAEKAVRAIHDKFKLHLLNNEK encoded by the coding sequence TTGGGAATAGTTGTTCAAAAGTATGGCGGAACGTCTGTTGCAGATAAAGAAAGGATATTTCGAGCAGCAAGGCGGGCAATTAGCGAGTATGAGAAAGGAAACAAGGTTGTAGTTGTTGTTTCAGCTCAAGGTGATACAACAGACGAGCTTATTGAAAAGGCAAGAGAGATAAACGAAAATCCTTCAAAAAGAGAAATGGATATGCTCCTTTCCACAGGTGAGCAAATTTCAATTGCACTTATGGCAATGGCAATTGAAAAGCTTGGTTATCCTGTTATATCGCTCACCGGTTGGCAAGCAGGAATAAAGACAGACAGCCACTATTCAAATGCAAGAATCATTGAAATTGATACAGAAAGACTTCAAAGAGAGCTTGATAAAAGGAACATAGTTGTTGTTGCAGGTTTTCAGGGAATAAACAAGTATGATGATATAACCACGCTGGGGCGTGGTGGTTCTGATACAACAGCTGTAGCTTTGGCTGCCGCATTGAAAGCTGATAAATGCGAAATATATACAGATGTTGACGGTGTTTATACAGCAGACCCAAGAATTGTCCCAAATGCTTCAAAGCTCAAAGAAATTTCTTATGATGAGATGTTGGAGCTTGCTACACTCGGGGCAAAGGTACTTCATAATAGGTCTGTTGAACTTGCAAAAAAGTATAATATCCCTCTTGTTGTAAGATCATCTTTTAATGATAATGAAGGAACAATTGTAAAGGAGGTAAATTCGGTGGAAAAGCTTTTAGTATCTGGCGTTGCGTGTGATAAGGACATTGCAAGGGTTGCAGTGATTGGAGTTGAAAATGTTCCAGGCAAGGCATTTCAGATATTTTCACTTTTGGCAAAAGAAAATATAAACGTTGACATAATTCTGCAGTCAATTGGAAGAGAAAAGACAAAGGATATATCGTTTACAGTGTCAAAGAGCAACTTAAAGCAGACACTTGATGTTTTGACAAAGAATCTGCACGTAATTGGTGCAAAGGACATAACATATGCTGATAATGTCGCAAAGGTATCTATTGTAGGTGCTGGAATGGTTAACAATCCAGGCGTTGCTGCAATGATGTTTGAAGCACTCTATGATGCAGGTATCAACATCGAGATGATTTCGACATCTGAGATAAAGATATCAGTGTTGATTGACGAAAAAGATGCTGAAAAGGCAGTCAGAGCTATACATGACAAATTCAAACTTCATCTTTTGAACAATGAGAAATAA